A stretch of the Victivallis lenta genome encodes the following:
- the holA gene encoding DNA polymerase III subunit delta has protein sequence MGKLYVITGDDEFAVKERSRALAIELGGEALEENPAVEIIPGDSDSLKPDEIARRFLEAMRTPPFLCASKLVWLRHFLNFDVFNAKDPVPVYTEVQSLLTAPLSEELTVLADGFNLDMRKQFGKALKSAKIEIEVLNLPKTNDRRYAEDRRMSIRAVCQELGKGIEGNAAAYLAETLSGDSGLLRNELEKLACYVGEAPCITLADCQAVCSRTPETVSWEFTGAITARNIPAAMRLLDVLLSQGEPEMRLMAALSGEFQKQIQTKLAMQQLNLTRVNARTFDSLPQELRDRYPDNSLLKLHPFRAFKICEGAANFTDAELVRNLELVRNANRSLVSGGGDRRIVLEQLILKLTARSQ, from the coding sequence GTGGGAAAACTTTATGTTATTACAGGCGACGATGAATTCGCGGTCAAGGAGCGTTCGCGGGCGCTCGCAATCGAACTCGGCGGAGAAGCGCTCGAGGAGAATCCGGCCGTCGAAATCATCCCCGGCGACAGCGACTCGCTCAAGCCGGACGAAATCGCGCGCCGCTTCCTCGAAGCGATGCGCACTCCGCCGTTCCTCTGCGCCTCGAAACTGGTCTGGCTGCGTCACTTCCTGAACTTCGACGTCTTCAATGCGAAGGACCCGGTTCCGGTCTATACCGAGGTCCAGTCGCTGCTGACCGCGCCGCTGTCGGAGGAGCTGACCGTGCTGGCCGACGGATTCAACCTCGACATGCGCAAGCAGTTCGGCAAGGCGCTGAAGAGCGCGAAAATCGAGATTGAGGTCCTGAACCTGCCGAAAACCAACGACCGCCGCTATGCGGAGGACCGCCGCATGAGCATCCGCGCCGTCTGCCAGGAGCTCGGAAAAGGGATCGAGGGCAATGCGGCCGCGTATCTGGCCGAGACGCTCTCGGGCGACTCCGGGCTGCTGCGCAACGAGCTCGAAAAGCTGGCCTGCTATGTCGGGGAAGCGCCCTGCATCACGCTGGCCGACTGCCAGGCGGTCTGCAGCCGGACGCCAGAGACGGTCAGCTGGGAGTTCACCGGCGCGATCACGGCGCGCAACATCCCTGCCGCGATGCGGCTGCTCGATGTGCTGCTGTCGCAGGGAGAGCCGGAGATGCGGCTCATGGCCGCACTGTCGGGCGAGTTCCAGAAACAGATTCAGACCAAGCTTGCGATGCAGCAGCTGAACCTCACGCGGGTCAACGCGCGCACCTTCGATTCGCTGCCGCAGGAGCTGCGCGACAGGTATCCGGACAATTCGCTGCTGAAGCTGCACCCGTTCCGCGCCTTCAAAATCTGCGAAGGCGCCGCGAACTTCACCGATGCCGAACTGGTCCGCAACCTCGAGCTGGTCCGCAACGCGAACCGCAGCCTGGTTTCCGGCGGCGGCGACCGCCGGATCGTGCTCGAGCAGCTGATTCTGAAACTCACTGCCCGGAGTCAGTGA
- a CDS encoding 3'-5' exonuclease, producing MIHPVAGYARRQQPQFLFAPMILALDFETANGDAGSICSVGIASLGGGGEIEREEILIRPHDSCSRFSCFNVMIHGIRPDMVRNAPEWSDVWPRIAGRFAGNVVAAHNAAFDIGAFRRVMELYELPLPEFPYFCTCKLARRLWPGLENHRLNTLCDYLGFRFEHHQAGEDAAAAAFIVRRMLEATGAADWRELLEKLRINPGLVSPRGCVGCRVVPKGKSR from the coding sequence ATGATTCATCCTGTTGCCGGATATGCGCGGCGACAACAACCGCAGTTCCTGTTTGCACCTATGATTCTCGCGCTCGATTTTGAAACGGCCAACGGCGATGCCGGCAGCATCTGTTCGGTCGGCATCGCTTCGCTCGGCGGCGGCGGTGAGATCGAACGCGAGGAGATCCTGATCCGTCCGCATGACTCCTGCAGCCGTTTCAGCTGTTTCAACGTCATGATTCACGGCATCCGGCCGGATATGGTGCGCAACGCTCCGGAGTGGAGTGACGTCTGGCCGCGAATCGCCGGCCGGTTCGCCGGAAATGTCGTCGCGGCGCACAATGCCGCCTTCGACATCGGCGCTTTCCGGCGCGTCATGGAGCTGTATGAACTGCCGTTGCCGGAATTTCCGTACTTCTGCACCTGCAAACTCGCGCGCCGCCTCTGGCCCGGACTCGAGAATCATCGGCTCAACACGCTTTGCGACTACCTCGGGTTCCGGTTTGAACACCATCAGGCCGGAGAGGACGCGGCCGCCGCCGCTTTCATCGTCCGCAGGATGCTCGAAGCGACCGGCGCAGCCGACTGGCGGGAACTGCTGGAGAAGCTGCGGATCAACCCGGGGCTCGTTTCGCCCCGGGGCTGCGTCGGCTGCCGGGTCGTTCCGAAGGGGAAATCGCGGTGA
- the gatB gene encoding Asp-tRNA(Asn)/Glu-tRNA(Gln) amidotransferase subunit GatB: MKYEAVIGIEIHVQVRTESKMFCSCANRYGAEPNTLTCPVCLGYPGTLPVPNREAILKAVRAGLLTGCEIAKFSKFDRKSYFYPDLVKNYQISQFDLPFCKGGKLRIGGTGFSGEPLPEKVIGITRIHLEEDPAKLNHMGSASGADYNRSGVPLLEVVSEPDMRSADEAYAYLAGIKEIMQYGGISDCDMEKGQMRCDVNISLRPAGQKEFGTKIELKNMNSFRAAHRAIEYEIWRQAELLDRGETLRQETRGWNDDSGESYLMRTKEQAHDYRYFPDPDLMPVTFTDAEIEAIRAELPELPAAMRERFLRDYGLTEYDAGIMTQDRALAAWFDRAAKASKSPKLVANWIGSELLRMLGEAKCPIDECRVTPENLAELVDLIEQKTINGKIAKEVFPEMFETGRKASEIVKEKGLVQVSDSGAIAEVVAQAVAANPAQVEQYRSGNAKVLQFLVGQVMKLSKGKANPQLVVAELKKQLD, from the coding sequence ATGAAATACGAAGCAGTTATCGGCATTGAAATACACGTCCAGGTCCGTACCGAAAGCAAAATGTTCTGTTCCTGTGCGAACCGGTACGGAGCGGAGCCGAACACGCTGACCTGTCCGGTCTGCCTCGGGTATCCCGGCACGCTGCCGGTTCCGAACCGCGAGGCGATCCTGAAGGCGGTGCGGGCCGGACTCCTGACCGGGTGCGAGATCGCAAAGTTCAGCAAGTTCGACCGCAAGAGCTACTTCTACCCGGACCTCGTCAAGAACTACCAGATCAGCCAGTTCGACCTGCCGTTCTGCAAGGGCGGCAAACTCCGGATCGGAGGAACCGGCTTCTCCGGCGAGCCGCTGCCGGAAAAGGTCATCGGCATCACCCGCATCCATCTTGAGGAGGACCCGGCCAAACTGAACCATATGGGCAGCGCGTCCGGCGCTGATTACAACCGTTCCGGCGTGCCGCTGCTCGAGGTTGTCAGCGAGCCCGACATGCGCAGCGCCGACGAAGCGTACGCCTATCTCGCCGGAATCAAGGAGATCATGCAGTACGGCGGAATCAGCGACTGCGATATGGAAAAGGGACAGATGCGCTGCGACGTGAATATTTCGCTGCGTCCCGCCGGGCAGAAGGAGTTCGGCACGAAAATCGAGCTCAAGAACATGAACAGCTTCCGCGCCGCGCACCGCGCCATCGAATATGAGATCTGGCGGCAGGCCGAACTGCTCGACCGCGGCGAGACGCTGCGGCAGGAGACGCGCGGCTGGAACGACGACTCCGGCGAAAGCTATCTCATGCGTACAAAGGAGCAGGCGCACGACTACCGCTATTTTCCGGACCCGGACCTGATGCCTGTCACCTTCACCGACGCCGAAATCGAGGCGATCCGGGCGGAGTTGCCCGAGCTGCCCGCCGCGATGCGCGAACGGTTCCTCCGCGACTACGGCCTCACGGAATACGACGCCGGAATCATGACGCAGGACCGTGCGCTCGCCGCCTGGTTCGACCGCGCGGCGAAGGCGTCGAAGTCGCCCAAGCTCGTTGCGAACTGGATCGGCAGCGAGTTGCTGCGCATGCTCGGCGAGGCGAAGTGCCCGATCGACGAATGCCGCGTCACGCCGGAGAACCTGGCGGAGCTTGTCGATCTCATCGAGCAGAAAACCATCAACGGCAAGATCGCGAAAGAGGTGTTTCCGGAGATGTTCGAAACCGGCAGGAAGGCCTCCGAAATCGTGAAGGAGAAGGGGCTTGTGCAGGTCAGCGACTCCGGCGCGATCGCCGAGGTCGTCGCGCAGGCCGTCGCCGCGAATCCGGCGCAGGTCGAGCAGTACAGGAGCGGCAATGCGAAGGTGCTGCAGTTCCTGGTCGGGCAGGTGATGAAGCTCTCGAAGGGCAAGGCGAACCCGCAGCTCGTCGTCGCCGAGCTCAAGAAACAGCTGGATTGA
- a CDS encoding phosphopantothenoylcysteine decarboxylase, with translation MKVLVTAGPTREKIDAVRFLTNRSTGKMGYALAEAARDAGHEVTLVSGPVALAVPRGITLVPVESAAEMAEAVKERAPQMALVIMCAAVADYRPKLVVAGKMKKREGDLVLELERTEDILKSLGRMKPDGQLLVGFAAETDDLLANAAEKLEKKNLDWICANDVGRSDIGFGSDENCVTLLGRDGRRYGIGPDTKRAVAEAILEIVTDSGQ, from the coding sequence ATGAAAGTATTGGTTACCGCCGGGCCGACGCGCGAGAAGATCGACGCGGTCCGGTTTCTGACGAACCGTTCGACCGGAAAAATGGGCTATGCGCTGGCTGAGGCCGCCCGCGATGCGGGGCACGAGGTCACGCTGGTTTCAGGGCCGGTTGCGCTCGCCGTTCCGCGCGGGATCACGCTGGTGCCGGTCGAGTCGGCGGCCGAAATGGCCGAGGCGGTGAAGGAGCGCGCGCCGCAGATGGCGCTCGTCATCATGTGCGCGGCCGTCGCGGATTACCGTCCGAAGCTGGTCGTCGCCGGGAAAATGAAGAAGCGGGAGGGCGATCTCGTGCTTGAGCTGGAACGCACCGAAGACATCCTGAAATCGCTCGGCCGGATGAAGCCGGACGGCCAGCTCCTCGTCGGCTTCGCCGCCGAAACCGACGACCTGCTGGCCAATGCCGCCGAAAAACTTGAAAAGAAAAATCTCGACTGGATCTGCGCCAACGATGTCGGCCGTTCCGACATCGGCTTCGGCAGCGATGAGAACTGTGTGACGCTGCTCGGGCGCGACGGCCGCCGCTACGGCATCGGTCCCGATACGAAACGCGCCGTGGCCGAAGCGATTCTCGAAATCGTCACTGACTCCGGGCAGTGA
- a CDS encoding SGNH/GDSL hydrolase family protein — MWKKGLLFVCSALMLAGVQAQEIKKVMIIGNSIMRHGAAPQLGWNSDWGMAATSRDKDYAHLLHKKISDAVGQAKAPELQLANLSNEKQMKGWEHLSDNDADVIVIQISDNYRGKQNAEEFQNNYAQMIRDLRGDRDPIIVCLTNWGGGKLNEMIQAAAKENNALAVDLAPLAANPENKAGSEGHFTNGGVNWHPGDRGMAAIADAAFTVLEAPLKAKAAK; from the coding sequence ATGTGGAAAAAGGGTTTATTGTTCGTCTGTTCCGCACTGATGCTCGCCGGAGTGCAGGCGCAGGAGATCAAAAAGGTCATGATCATCGGCAACAGCATCATGCGGCACGGAGCGGCGCCGCAGCTCGGCTGGAACTCCGACTGGGGCATGGCGGCGACCAGCCGTGATAAGGATTACGCCCATTTGCTCCATAAGAAAATCAGCGATGCGGTCGGCCAGGCGAAAGCGCCGGAACTGCAGCTGGCCAATCTGAGCAATGAAAAGCAGATGAAAGGCTGGGAACATCTGTCGGACAACGATGCGGACGTCATTGTGATTCAGATTTCGGACAACTACCGCGGCAAACAGAACGCCGAGGAGTTCCAGAACAACTATGCGCAGATGATCAGGGATCTCCGCGGAGACCGCGACCCGATTATCGTCTGCCTGACCAACTGGGGCGGCGGCAAGCTGAATGAAATGATTCAGGCGGCAGCGAAGGAGAACAACGCATTGGCGGTCGATCTGGCGCCGCTGGCAGCCAATCCGGAGAACAAAGCCGGCAGCGAAGGACATTTCACGAACGGCGGCGTCAACTGGCATCCGGGTGACCGCGGCATGGCGGCGATTGCGGACGCGGCCTTCACCGTTCTTGAAGCTCCCCTGAAAGCGAAAGCGGCGAAGTGA
- a CDS encoding GntR family transcriptional regulator gives MMMQTAEIKTEETGRKYRCQDIVKALEAHIVGSQLAAGVELPGTAELASRYRVSEKTVHRALQHLADLKLIRRVRGSGSFVRGNMGLPPHSRIGFFYFESLNHEIPSLNSILCRNSRSLLRQVLEDAGLSVEFHSEQLPKVENCPLLEMELSRFDYIIAEAGYRQVAADALRNFPGEVILFGDDEFVFGPWHQVFFDYRPGFRRALEFLMERGFRKAMAVGVPNLSTAEHRYEALCDAAELCGFGRENLCFPVPSGDYFHFQILCGREYGKMFLKEFKCDTAIISLSDYVTVGVLDVLYEHGLKPGREVQLISYDNLLSQVPEFKERFICNAVTHPLSSEFRAIVKLMSEIHLAPNPDFYRSIVVPAREFVVRTDGPRLR, from the coding sequence ATGATGATGCAGACGGCGGAAATCAAAACCGAGGAAACCGGGCGGAAATATCGGTGCCAGGATATCGTGAAGGCGCTCGAGGCTCATATCGTCGGCAGCCAGCTGGCCGCAGGCGTGGAACTGCCCGGCACGGCGGAACTTGCTTCCCGCTACCGGGTTTCCGAGAAAACCGTCCACCGGGCGCTGCAACACCTGGCCGACCTGAAGCTGATCCGCCGGGTGCGCGGCTCCGGCAGCTTCGTGCGCGGCAATATGGGACTGCCGCCGCACAGCCGCATCGGTTTTTTCTACTTCGAATCGCTGAATCATGAGATTCCGTCGCTCAACAGCATTCTGTGCCGGAATTCGCGGTCGCTGCTCAGGCAGGTCCTCGAAGATGCCGGTTTGTCGGTCGAGTTCCACAGCGAGCAGCTGCCGAAGGTCGAAAATTGTCCGCTGCTCGAAATGGAGCTGAGCCGTTTCGATTATATCATCGCCGAAGCCGGATACCGGCAGGTCGCGGCGGATGCACTGCGGAATTTCCCCGGCGAAGTGATCCTTTTCGGCGACGACGAATTCGTGTTCGGTCCGTGGCATCAGGTGTTCTTCGACTACCGCCCCGGATTCCGCCGGGCGCTGGAGTTCCTGATGGAGCGCGGGTTCCGCAAGGCAATGGCGGTCGGTGTACCGAATCTGTCCACTGCGGAACATCGTTACGAAGCGCTCTGCGATGCGGCCGAGCTGTGCGGTTTCGGCCGGGAAAACCTCTGTTTCCCGGTTCCGTCCGGCGACTACTTCCACTTCCAGATCCTCTGCGGCCGCGAATACGGCAAGATGTTCCTGAAGGAATTCAAATGCGACACGGCGATCATCTCGCTCTCGGATTACGTGACGGTCGGCGTGCTGGACGTCCTCTACGAACACGGCCTGAAGCCGGGACGCGAAGTTCAGCTGATCAGCTACGACAATCTCCTCAGCCAGGTGCCGGAGTTCAAGGAACGCTTTATCTGCAATGCGGTCACTCATCCGCTGAGCAGCGAATTCCGGGCGATCGTCAAGCTGATGTCGGAGATCCACCTTGCGCCGAACCCGGATTTCTACCGT
- a CDS encoding SGNH/GDSL hydrolase family protein: MKTLVAGALLALVLAGCASAPQYKEMLVIGDAISLCAPIPAQGWNHNWGMAATAKENDYVHRLGAELRKNSPELKLTVDSIMYQDTMTGWVHLIPCSADLIVIQLSENYQGGVSLEEYQGAYEQMIDELCENGRKTVVCVGPWKNIQLEPVIRKAAENRNAIYVSLREIYADPANHAAAEGKFPKLGDMPGDRGMRKIAEAILESLVK; the protein is encoded by the coding sequence ATGAAAACATTGGTTGCAGGGGCGCTTCTGGCGCTGGTTCTGGCAGGCTGCGCGAGCGCGCCGCAATATAAGGAGATGCTGGTGATCGGGGATGCGATCAGCTTGTGCGCACCGATTCCGGCGCAGGGCTGGAACCACAACTGGGGAATGGCGGCGACGGCGAAGGAGAACGATTACGTACACCGCCTCGGCGCGGAGCTCCGCAAAAATTCGCCGGAGCTCAAGCTGACGGTGGACAGCATCATGTACCAGGATACAATGACCGGCTGGGTCCACCTGATCCCGTGCAGCGCGGACCTGATCGTGATCCAGCTCAGCGAGAACTATCAGGGCGGCGTTTCGCTCGAAGAGTATCAGGGGGCTTACGAGCAGATGATCGACGAACTTTGCGAAAACGGCCGGAAGACCGTGGTTTGTGTCGGGCCGTGGAAAAACATACAGCTCGAACCGGTCATCCGCAAGGCGGCGGAGAACCGGAACGCGATTTATGTTTCGCTGCGGGAGATTTACGCCGATCCGGCCAACCACGCCGCCGCGGAAGGGAAATTCCCGAAGCTCGGCGATATGCCGGGCGACCGGGGCATGCGGAAAATAGCCGAAGCGATTCTGGAATCGCTCGTCAAATAA
- the rnhA gene encoding ribonuclease HI, protein MKEIVIYTDGACKGNPGPGGWGAILEYGVHRRELCGGFAPTTNNRMELYAAIAALDALREPCRVTLYSDSSYLVNAVAKGWLARWCRNNWRRADRQPVANADLWRRLQELLGIHLVTPVWVKGHADNAGNARCDELASGAALRPGLPPDTGFAAAE, encoded by the coding sequence GTGAAAGAGATCGTCATCTATACAGACGGGGCCTGCAAGGGAAATCCCGGTCCCGGCGGATGGGGCGCAATTCTCGAATATGGAGTTCACCGCAGGGAATTGTGCGGCGGCTTCGCGCCGACCACGAATAACCGCATGGAACTCTATGCCGCAATTGCGGCGCTCGACGCACTGCGCGAACCGTGCCGGGTGACGCTTTACTCCGATTCGAGCTATCTGGTCAACGCCGTGGCGAAAGGGTGGCTGGCGCGCTGGTGCCGGAACAACTGGCGCAGGGCGGACAGGCAGCCGGTCGCCAATGCCGATCTCTGGCGGCGGCTGCAGGAGCTGCTCGGAATTCATCTGGTAACTCCGGTCTGGGTCAAGGGACACGCCGACAACGCCGGCAATGCGCGCTGTGACGAACTCGCCTCCGGAGCCGCGCTCCGGCCCGGCCTGCCGCCGGATACGGGCTTTGCTGCCGCAGAATGA
- a CDS encoding TM2 domain-containing protein, whose protein sequence is MDQEQLTPQQLEEAHNKKIVAGILGILLGGLGIHKFYLGYTTAGIIMLVVSIVSCGFVAPIISIIGLIEGILYLTKSDEEFYRTYIAGQRPWF, encoded by the coding sequence ATGGATCAGGAACAGTTGACCCCTCAGCAGCTGGAAGAAGCCCACAACAAAAAAATCGTCGCCGGAATTCTGGGCATTCTGCTCGGAGGCCTCGGCATTCACAAATTTTATCTCGGATATACCACGGCCGGCATCATCATGCTGGTGGTGTCGATCGTCTCCTGCGGTTTCGTCGCCCCGATCATCAGCATCATCGGCCTGATCGAAGGAATCCTCTACCTGACCAAGAGCGACGAGGAGTTCTACCGCACCTACATCGCCGGCCAGCGCCCCTGGTTCTGA
- a CDS encoding PHP domain-containing protein, with protein MFSRMRYIDLHVHSRSSDGSDTPAALAALAAESGLAAVALTDHDTVGGVPEFLEAARAFPQLEAIAGVEISTAFSSRELHIVGLFVDHANPQLGEFLGEMRRNREIRNEAIRIKLNSLGYPLTWDHPALAAAGDTASVGRPHFARALMENYGFPTMQSVFDKLLKRGCPAYVQRTLPDPVRAFEAIHAAGGVTVWAHPVYRERNERAWARRVMKRFAPLGLDAVEGYYSLFGPHETELVTELAAAYRLALSGGSDYHGLNSPNLRIGVGAGGLRVPESLLAPLKERLPKSH; from the coding sequence ATGTTTTCCCGCATGCGTTATATCGATTTACATGTACACAGCCGTTCGTCGGACGGGAGCGACACTCCCGCCGCGCTCGCCGCGCTCGCCGCGGAATCCGGTCTCGCCGCCGTTGCGCTGACCGATCACGACACGGTCGGCGGCGTCCCGGAATTTCTCGAAGCGGCCCGGGCGTTTCCGCAGCTCGAAGCGATCGCCGGAGTCGAGATTTCGACCGCCTTCAGCAGCCGTGAGCTCCATATCGTCGGGCTGTTCGTCGACCATGCGAATCCGCAGCTCGGCGAATTCCTCGGGGAGATGCGCCGCAACCGCGAGATCCGCAACGAGGCGATCCGGATCAAGCTCAATTCGCTCGGCTATCCGCTGACCTGGGACCATCCGGCGCTTGCGGCGGCGGGCGACACCGCTTCGGTCGGGCGCCCGCATTTCGCGCGGGCGCTGATGGAGAATTACGGCTTTCCGACCATGCAGTCGGTGTTCGACAAGCTCCTGAAGCGCGGCTGCCCGGCCTACGTGCAGCGGACGCTGCCGGACCCGGTGCGCGCGTTCGAGGCGATCCACGCCGCCGGGGGCGTCACCGTCTGGGCGCACCCGGTCTACCGCGAACGCAACGAACGCGCCTGGGCCCGGCGGGTCATGAAACGCTTTGCGCCGCTCGGACTCGATGCGGTCGAAGGGTATTACAGTTTATTCGGCCCGCACGAGACGGAGCTCGTCACCGAGCTGGCCGCCGCGTACCGGCTCGCCCTCTCCGGCGGCAGCGATTACCACGGGCTCAACTCCCCGAACCTGCGCATCGGCGTCGGCGCCGGCGGGCTCCGTGTGCCGGAATCGCTCCTTGCTCCCCTGAAGGAGCGTCTGCCGAAAAGCCATTAA
- a CDS encoding glutaminase family protein, whose amino-acid sequence MLHHNSFNRAFTKEIFVMSRKSPLRYPAVPLVVHDPYFSIWSFDDTLNGHWHHHWTGSNIGLGGLIRIDGKTFTWSGGEQVAPLLPQTSCRVLPTRTVYTFEGEGIRLTVTFLTPALPHRLEVLSRPLTYLVFRVDSTDGRAHSCEVYFDCGGEPCVDRPGDQVVWSRYHHNAFELLSFGAANQQPLLRSGDDLRIDWGHFYLGAPHRFGAQTAIDENRILRGRFAAEGKLPDSDNLDMPQRANQNWIALALALPLAVPAAGSAEAWAVLAYDDVLSIEYLHRRLPAYWRCKVSSFSELLTLAADEFDALRRECEAYDEMLMADAERAGGSEYAEICALSFRQSIAAHKLVADIDGTPLFFSKENFSNGCIATVDVTYPSAPLYLLTAPALLKGMLIPILDYAETGRWKFPFAPHDLGTYPLANGQVYGGGERTDDNQMPVEECGNMLLLAGALVEFGGDLDFARRYRETLKLWADYLLDKGYDPENQLCTDDFAGHLAHNTNLSLKAILALGAWAAVEKKLGNAAESKKYRAAAEEAAKRWKNDACDESGFYRLAFDRPGSWSQKYNLVWDRLLGLGLFPADIAETEMAHYRKIQTRYGLPLDSRRSYTKFDWIVWCAVLTGKRDDFEALVAPLYTWLDETPTRVPLCDWYETEDGRQVGFQARSVVGGVFIGMLADPELRKKYLALCR is encoded by the coding sequence ATATTACATCATAATTCTTTCAACAGGGCATTTACGAAGGAGATATTTGTCATGAGCCGGAAATCCCCGCTTCGCTACCCCGCCGTGCCGCTGGTCGTTCACGATCCTTACTTCAGCATCTGGTCGTTCGACGATACGCTGAACGGCCATTGGCACCACCACTGGACCGGCAGCAACATCGGTCTGGGGGGCCTGATCCGGATCGACGGAAAAACGTTCACCTGGAGCGGCGGGGAGCAGGTTGCCCCGCTTCTGCCGCAAACCTCATGCCGGGTGCTGCCGACCCGGACCGTCTACACCTTCGAAGGGGAGGGAATCCGTCTCACGGTCACCTTCCTGACCCCGGCGCTGCCGCATCGGCTCGAGGTGCTGTCCCGGCCGCTCACCTATCTGGTTTTTCGCGTCGATTCGACCGACGGCCGCGCGCACAGCTGCGAAGTCTATTTCGACTGCGGCGGCGAACCCTGCGTGGACCGGCCCGGCGACCAGGTCGTCTGGAGCCGCTACCATCACAATGCGTTCGAGCTTCTGAGTTTCGGGGCGGCGAACCAGCAGCCGCTCCTGCGCAGCGGCGACGATCTCCGCATCGACTGGGGACATTTCTATCTCGGAGCGCCGCATCGGTTCGGGGCGCAGACCGCAATCGACGAGAACCGGATTCTCCGCGGCCGGTTCGCGGCCGAGGGCAAGCTGCCTGATTCCGACAACCTCGACATGCCGCAGCGGGCCAACCAGAACTGGATTGCGCTGGCGCTGGCGCTTCCGCTGGCCGTTCCGGCCGCCGGCTCCGCCGAAGCGTGGGCTGTCCTGGCCTACGACGACGTGCTGTCGATCGAATACCTGCACCGGCGGCTGCCGGCCTACTGGCGCTGCAAGGTTTCGAGCTTCAGTGAACTGCTGACCCTTGCGGCCGACGAGTTCGATGCGCTTCGCCGGGAGTGCGAAGCGTATGATGAAATGCTGATGGCCGATGCCGAACGGGCGGGCGGCAGCGAGTACGCCGAAATCTGCGCGCTTTCGTTCCGGCAGTCGATCGCGGCGCACAAGCTTGTCGCCGACATAGACGGTACGCCGCTCTTTTTCTCGAAGGAGAATTTTTCAAACGGCTGCATTGCGACGGTCGACGTGACCTACCCCTCGGCGCCGCTCTATCTGCTGACTGCTCCGGCGCTGCTGAAGGGGATGCTGATTCCGATCCTCGACTATGCGGAGACCGGCCGCTGGAAGTTCCCGTTTGCGCCGCACGATCTCGGCACTTATCCGCTCGCGAACGGCCAGGTCTACGGCGGCGGCGAGCGCACGGATGACAATCAGATGCCGGTCGAGGAGTGCGGCAACATGCTGCTGCTCGCCGGCGCGCTGGTCGAATTCGGAGGCGATCTCGATTTTGCGAGGCGCTACCGGGAGACCCTGAAGCTCTGGGCCGACTATCTGCTGGACAAGGGGTACGATCCCGAGAACCAGCTCTGCACCGACGACTTCGCCGGCCACCTCGCTCACAATACGAATCTGTCGCTGAAGGCGATCCTCGCACTCGGCGCCTGGGCGGCGGTCGAGAAGAAGCTCGGGAACGCGGCGGAGTCGAAGAAGTACCGCGCCGCCGCCGAGGAGGCCGCGAAACGCTGGAAAAACGACGCTTGCGACGAGTCCGGCTTCTACCGCCTCGCCTTCGACCGCCCCGGCAGCTGGAGCCAGAAATACAACCTCGTCTGGGACCGGCTGCTCGGACTCGGACTTTTCCCGGCCGACATTGCCGAAACCGAAATGGCGCACTACCGGAAAATCCAGACCCGCTACGGCCTGCCGCTCGACAGCCGCAGGAGCTACACGAAATTCGACTGGATCGTCTGGTGCGCGGTGCTGACCGGGAAACGCGACGACTTCGAAGCGCTGGTCGCCCCGCTTTACACCTGGCTCGACGAAACGCCGACCCGCGTACCGCTCTGCGACTGGTATGAGACGGAAGACGGCAGGCAGGTCGGTTTCCAGGCGCGTTCGGTGGTCGGCGGCGTCTTCATCGGAATGCTGGCCGACCCGGAGCTCCGGAAGAAATATCTGGCGCTCTGCCGGTAA
- a CDS encoding recombination protein O N-terminal domain-containing protein: protein MISTQMIVLAKQPYKEAALLLSGLSPDYGRLNLVANGAQKLSEKKFPAADLFRELEVEFNEEGASDLFTAKQLELAAAFDALADNPKHFQLAGRIGSFLLKNAVPAVPQPLTYDALRCILDQLSRPADAPERWTMEQCAVVIRATYLYENGMLPEVQSERESDFLENLVAAGVECSALPECRPDYWKTLNRWLGDLCDYHHLQK from the coding sequence ATGATTTCGACCCAGATGATCGTGCTCGCCAAGCAGCCGTACAAGGAAGCGGCGCTGCTGCTTTCCGGACTCAGCCCCGATTACGGGCGGTTGAATCTGGTCGCCAACGGCGCGCAGAAGCTGTCGGAGAAGAAGTTCCCGGCGGCGGACCTGTTCCGCGAGCTTGAGGTCGAATTCAACGAGGAGGGCGCGAGCGATCTCTTCACCGCGAAGCAGCTCGAACTCGCCGCCGCATTCGATGCGCTGGCGGACAATCCGAAGCACTTCCAGCTCGCGGGCCGGATCGGCAGCTTTCTGTTGAAGAATGCGGTTCCGGCGGTGCCGCAGCCGCTGACCTACGATGCGCTGCGCTGCATTCTCGACCAGCTCTCCCGCCCGGCCGATGCGCCGGAGCGGTGGACCATGGAACAGTGTGCGGTCGTCATCCGTGCGACCTACCTTTATGAGAACGGCATGCTGCCGGAAGTGCAGAGCGAGAGGGAGAGCGATTTCCTCGAAAATCTCGTGGCCGCCGGCGTCGAATGTTCGGCGCTGCCCGAATGCCGGCCCGACTACTGGAAGACGCTGAACCGCTGGCTCGGCGACCTCTGCGACTACCATCATCTGCAGAAATAG